A genomic segment from Ramlibacter agri encodes:
- a CDS encoding PilC/PilY family type IV pilus protein, with translation MKFADLSLLARLRGAFRLACGLLALACAPVFAGVTDISTAPLFTSSNVSVKPNIMFILDDSGSMAWNYLPDDAGNFSGGGNGQYGFMSSQCNGVAYDPTVTYSVPVSSTGTSVTSGDTSILAPNSSYNRSNSYGVTTSLSSTSTWPTGTTGTAANFTVKGNNISNFNVGDVITVYGTSTQFFIGTVTSRNTSSNTLSGTASYTIGTSLSSGTIAEGSPNTYFTYDTTVGTQTKLGYTYTSSGVITTTDFYKECASTIGTTPGSNVFKRVYVLPTSTEAQNYANWYQYYNTRIQMMQTAMTLAFKGVDNRYRVGYSTISTYSAAEGTNFLSVRDFDATQKGKFYTALNAATPNSSTPLRGALAKAGQYFATKAYQQASTDDPMLYSCQRNFTILSTDGYWNTGWERTSAPKYGPYQMDNSTNVGQQDGGATLRPMFDGGSVTATTTETWTITAVTVTKSAQPTTTTTSVNKSTNTQTPTKGYEQYLYSLVPTVTTTSVVRPANTSPYTVTVTVPSTAGMGPVGTTLTLVITQTAGTTVNGYSGTVTATVTSGTTFTYPSTTGSRPSSPSSGMTLQVRTTGAASCSVGQGVASKQRQTQDTYLTTVVNSSTTTMTVSSVATTTTTTTTTPYTRILKVVNGVTVSDTTTAGSQSSVTATSTSTTNSTPTVTPSSNTTTSTGTTTWINSGSAAFSGSCVSTAPANTTPAALATTTTSTVSTVTGPTTTGPTTATGTLTITFGPSTTNTESTHSSNTGQSTSGGSLDTLADVAMYYYMSDLRTTALGNCTGGARADGTKGDVCTNNVPGNVSDASHSYGDSASWQHMTTFTLGLGASGLLRYDPSYLTQLSGDFFDITNGAKNWPTPQNTSNGGGPENIDDLWHAAVNGRGQYFSAGNPTALANSLNSALDSIKAITGAASAASTSSLQPVQGDNDIYVAQFTTQKWVGDVLSFKIDPVTGLISQNPTWSAKTQLDTMTPTGRTIYYSSPGNSKALRAFTYANLKADSYNSYFDNFCSKTGANAGATPQQCPSLTTAQQSTANTGTNLVGYLRGDQTLGTYYRQRDNLLGDIINASPLFVGKPGFKYTENAYQSYVSANATRTAVVLAAANDGMLHALDRTSGNELWAFVPTAVLPNLYKLADTSYSNFHTYFVDGSPQIGDIYADDGDGNGPHWKTIVVGGLNDGGRSYYALEMTDPAHPKLLWEFTDNNLGLTYGNPVITKRTDGTWVVVFGSGYNNVSPGDGNGRMFVVNANTGALITQIQTFSSGSTPAGSTSTPSGLAHINPWIDSETVNTAKRFYGGDLLGNLWRFDLDNQVQPNGAALRLAQLTGPTGTAQPITVKPALAEVNYNGSKYPVAYVATGKYLGTTDLTDSSVQSVYAIKDPLTNTALGVVRSRSDFVTQTITASGTARTSTSNPVDWGAKQGWYADLPAGERVSVNPQLALTTLFVGSNLPSSDACTVGGQSFLYQFDIGTGTSVANYVGNVMIQGLTLVQLTTGAAAGSVVTIITRSDGTLQSVVGSPSTATNSLRRTSWRELVE, from the coding sequence ATGAAGTTCGCGGACCTCTCCCTCCTCGCCCGGCTGCGCGGCGCCTTCCGGCTGGCGTGCGGCCTGCTCGCGCTGGCCTGCGCCCCCGTGTTTGCCGGCGTCACCGACATCTCCACCGCGCCGCTGTTCACTTCGTCGAACGTGTCGGTCAAGCCGAACATCATGTTCATCCTGGACGACTCGGGGTCCATGGCGTGGAACTACCTGCCGGACGATGCGGGAAACTTCAGCGGCGGCGGCAACGGCCAGTATGGCTTCATGTCCTCGCAGTGCAACGGCGTGGCCTACGACCCGACGGTGACCTACAGCGTGCCGGTGAGCAGCACCGGCACCTCCGTGACCTCGGGCGACACGAGCATCCTGGCGCCGAACAGCAGCTACAACCGGAGCAACAGCTATGGGGTCACGACTTCGCTGAGCTCCACGAGCACCTGGCCGACTGGCACCACCGGCACTGCCGCGAACTTCACGGTCAAGGGCAACAACATCAGCAACTTCAACGTCGGCGACGTCATCACGGTCTACGGCACGTCCACCCAGTTCTTTATCGGAACGGTGACGAGCCGGAACACCAGCAGCAACACGCTGTCGGGCACCGCGAGCTACACGATCGGCACGTCGCTGAGTTCGGGCACCATCGCCGAGGGTTCGCCCAACACCTACTTCACGTACGACACGACGGTCGGTACGCAGACCAAGCTGGGCTACACGTACACCAGCAGCGGCGTGATCACCACGACCGACTTCTACAAGGAGTGCGCCAGCACGATCGGGACCACTCCGGGCAGCAACGTCTTCAAGCGGGTCTACGTCTTGCCGACATCCACGGAGGCGCAGAACTACGCCAACTGGTACCAGTACTACAACACGCGAATACAGATGATGCAGACGGCCATGACCCTGGCCTTCAAGGGCGTGGACAACCGTTACCGGGTCGGCTACAGCACCATCAGCACGTACAGCGCGGCCGAGGGCACCAACTTCCTGAGCGTGCGGGACTTCGACGCGACGCAGAAGGGCAAGTTCTACACCGCGCTGAACGCCGCCACCCCCAACTCCAGCACCCCGCTGCGGGGCGCGCTGGCCAAGGCCGGCCAGTACTTCGCGACCAAGGCATACCAGCAGGCATCGACGGATGACCCGATGCTGTATTCCTGCCAGCGCAACTTCACGATCCTGTCCACGGACGGTTACTGGAACACCGGCTGGGAGCGCACGAGCGCGCCGAAGTACGGCCCCTACCAGATGGACAACTCGACGAACGTCGGCCAGCAGGACGGCGGCGCCACCTTGCGTCCGATGTTCGACGGCGGCAGCGTGACCGCCACCACCACGGAGACGTGGACGATCACGGCCGTCACGGTGACCAAGAGCGCCCAGCCGACCACGACCACGACCTCGGTCAACAAGAGCACCAACACGCAGACGCCGACGAAGGGCTACGAACAGTACCTCTACTCGCTGGTCCCGACGGTGACGACGACCTCGGTCGTGCGGCCGGCGAACACCTCACCCTATACCGTCACGGTGACCGTCCCTTCGACCGCGGGGATGGGCCCGGTCGGCACCACGCTCACCCTGGTGATCACCCAGACCGCCGGCACTACTGTCAACGGCTATTCCGGCACGGTGACGGCCACCGTCACCAGCGGGACGACCTTCACCTATCCGTCCACCACCGGCAGCCGCCCGAGCAGCCCGAGCAGCGGCATGACCCTCCAGGTCCGGACGACCGGGGCAGCGAGCTGCTCGGTGGGCCAGGGCGTCGCGTCGAAGCAGCGCCAGACGCAGGACACGTACCTCACCACGGTCGTCAACTCCTCGACGACGACGATGACCGTCAGTTCCGTGGCGACCACGACCACGACCACCACGACGACGCCTTACACCCGCATCCTCAAGGTCGTGAACGGGGTGACCGTGTCCGACACCACGACGGCGGGCTCGCAGAGCAGCGTGACCGCGACGAGCACCAGCACGACCAACAGCACGCCGACGGTGACTCCGTCGTCCAACACGACCACCTCCACGGGCACCACCACCTGGATCAACTCGGGCAGCGCCGCGTTCAGCGGCAGCTGCGTGAGCACCGCACCGGCGAATACCACGCCGGCGGCCCTGGCGACGACTACCACGTCGACGGTCTCGACGGTGACCGGGCCGACGACCACCGGGCCGACTACCGCCACCGGCACCCTGACGATCACCTTCGGGCCGTCGACCACGAACACGGAGAGCACGCACTCCTCCAACACGGGCCAGTCCACCAGCGGCGGCTCCCTCGACACGCTGGCCGACGTCGCCATGTATTACTACATGTCGGACCTGCGCACGACCGCGCTCGGCAACTGCACGGGCGGCGCGCGCGCGGACGGCACGAAGGGTGACGTCTGCACGAACAACGTGCCGGGCAACGTCAGCGATGCCTCGCACTCCTACGGCGACTCGGCCTCCTGGCAGCACATGACCACGTTCACGCTGGGCCTGGGCGCCAGCGGCCTGCTGCGCTACGACCCCAGCTACCTGACGCAGCTGTCGGGCGACTTCTTCGACATCACCAACGGCGCCAAGAACTGGCCCACGCCGCAGAACACCTCCAACGGCGGCGGCCCGGAGAACATCGACGACCTCTGGCACGCGGCCGTCAACGGGCGCGGGCAGTACTTCAGCGCCGGCAACCCGACGGCCCTGGCCAACAGCCTGAACTCGGCGCTCGATTCGATCAAGGCCATCACCGGCGCGGCGTCCGCGGCGTCCACCAGTTCGCTGCAGCCGGTGCAGGGCGACAACGACATCTACGTAGCCCAGTTCACCACGCAGAAGTGGGTGGGCGACGTGCTGTCGTTCAAGATCGACCCGGTCACCGGCCTGATCTCGCAGAACCCGACCTGGTCGGCGAAGACGCAGCTGGACACGATGACGCCGACCGGCCGGACGATCTACTACTCGTCCCCGGGCAACAGCAAGGCGCTGCGTGCCTTCACGTACGCGAACCTGAAGGCGGACAGCTACAACAGCTACTTCGACAACTTCTGCTCGAAGACGGGCGCCAACGCCGGCGCGACGCCGCAGCAGTGCCCGTCGCTGACCACGGCGCAGCAGTCCACGGCCAACACCGGCACCAACCTGGTGGGCTACCTGCGCGGCGACCAGACCCTGGGCACCTACTACCGGCAACGCGACAACCTGCTGGGCGACATCATCAACGCCTCGCCCCTGTTCGTCGGCAAGCCGGGCTTCAAGTACACGGAGAACGCCTACCAGTCCTACGTGAGCGCGAACGCGACCCGGACCGCCGTCGTGCTGGCGGCTGCCAACGACGGCATGCTGCACGCCCTGGACCGCACCAGCGGCAACGAGCTGTGGGCTTTCGTGCCGACGGCCGTGCTGCCGAACCTGTACAAGCTGGCGGACACGAGCTACTCCAACTTCCACACCTACTTCGTCGATGGCTCGCCGCAGATCGGCGATATCTACGCCGACGACGGCGACGGCAATGGCCCGCACTGGAAGACCATCGTCGTGGGCGGCCTCAACGACGGTGGCCGCAGCTACTACGCGCTGGAGATGACCGACCCGGCCCACCCGAAGCTGCTGTGGGAGTTCACGGACAACAACCTGGGCCTGACCTACGGCAACCCGGTGATCACCAAGCGCACCGACGGCACCTGGGTGGTCGTGTTCGGCTCCGGCTACAACAACGTGAGCCCGGGCGACGGCAACGGCCGCATGTTCGTGGTCAATGCCAATACCGGTGCGCTCATCACGCAGATCCAGACGTTCTCCAGCGGCAGCACGCCGGCCGGCAGCACCAGCACGCCCAGCGGCCTGGCGCACATCAACCCCTGGATCGATTCGGAAACGGTCAACACCGCCAAGCGCTTCTACGGCGGCGACCTGCTGGGCAACCTGTGGCGCTTCGACCTGGACAACCAGGTCCAGCCGAACGGCGCGGCCCTGCGGCTGGCGCAGCTGACCGGCCCGACGGGCACGGCGCAGCCGATCACCGTGAAGCCGGCGCTGGCGGAGGTGAACTACAACGGCAGCAAGTACCCGGTGGCTTACGTGGCGACCGGCAAGTACCTCGGCACCACCGACCTGACGGACAGCAGCGTGCAATCGGTCTACGCGATCAAGGATCCGCTGACCAACACGGCGCTGGGCGTGGTGCGCAGCCGCTCCGACTTCGTGACGCAGACGATCACGGCCAGCGGCACCGCCCGCACCAGCACGAGCAACCCGGTGGACTGGGGTGCCAAGCAGGGCTGGTACGCCGACCTGCCCGCCGGCGAGCGCGTCTCGGTGAACCCGCAGCTGGCGCTGACCACGCTGTTTGTCGGCTCCAACCTGCCAAGCAGCGATGCCTGCACGGTGGGCGGCCAGTCCTTCCTGTACCAGTTCGACATCGGGACCGGCACCTCGGTGGCGAACTACGTGGGTAACGTGATGATCCAGGGCTTGACGCTGGTGCAACTGACCACGGGCGCGGCGGCGGGCAGCGTGGTGACCATCATCACGCGAAGCGACGGCACGCTGCAATCGGTGGTCGGCTCGCCGAGCACCGCCACCAACTCGCTGCGCCGCACGTCCTGGCGCGAACTGGTGGAGTGA
- a CDS encoding GspH/FimT family pseudopilin: MLNPVRQRGFNLVEAMVTLSVLGLLIAMALPSMSDWMNSTKVRTVAENAQTGLQRARAEAIKRNKVVTFWLVSPNTTAAPDDTCALSSTSGAWVVSLDDPTSHCATAPSPTDAPRIVQTYGPGNAAALISVAGTQTDGSTAATSVSFNGYGQRVGTGTLANIDVTHADASARQLRIQISTSGSIRMCDRGIASPDPRACTP, encoded by the coding sequence GTGCTGAACCCTGTGCGCCAGCGCGGCTTCAACCTGGTCGAGGCGATGGTGACCCTGTCGGTGCTCGGCTTGCTGATCGCCATGGCGCTGCCCAGCATGAGCGACTGGATGAACTCCACCAAGGTGCGGACCGTCGCGGAAAACGCGCAGACCGGCCTGCAGCGCGCCCGCGCCGAAGCCATCAAGCGCAACAAGGTGGTGACCTTCTGGCTCGTGTCGCCCAATACCACGGCCGCGCCTGACGATACCTGCGCGCTGTCCTCCACGTCGGGAGCCTGGGTGGTGAGCCTGGACGACCCGACCAGCCATTGCGCGACGGCTCCCTCGCCCACGGACGCGCCCCGGATTGTCCAGACCTACGGCCCCGGCAACGCGGCGGCCCTGATCTCGGTGGCAGGCACCCAGACGGACGGTTCGACGGCCGCCACCTCGGTCAGCTTCAACGGCTACGGCCAGCGCGTCGGCACCGGCACCCTCGCCAACATCGACGTGACCCACGCCGATGCGTCGGCGCGGCAGTTGCGCATCCAGATCAGCACCAGCGGCAGCATCCGCATGTGCGACAGGGGGATCGCTTCCCCGGACCCGCGGGCCTGCACACCATGA
- a CDS encoding type IV pilus modification PilV family protein has product MRRATPSRNRPRQRGIALIEALVAILIFAFGIIGLVGLQAAMTRAQGTAKLRADAVYLGAQLMGAMWADRSHVASYDSANCASYNPCKDWLAKVQTGLPGGAATISATSSGDVALTVTWTTSAEGTHTHAVSTAVR; this is encoded by the coding sequence ATGAGACGAGCCACTCCATCCCGTAACCGGCCCAGGCAGCGCGGCATCGCGCTGATCGAGGCCCTGGTGGCGATCCTGATCTTCGCCTTCGGCATCATCGGGCTGGTCGGCCTGCAGGCGGCGATGACCCGCGCGCAGGGCACCGCCAAGCTGCGTGCCGATGCCGTCTACCTCGGCGCCCAGCTGATGGGCGCCATGTGGGCGGACCGCTCCCACGTCGCCAGCTACGACTCCGCCAACTGCGCCAGCTACAACCCGTGCAAGGACTGGCTGGCCAAGGTGCAGACCGGCCTGCCGGGCGGCGCGGCCACCATCAGCGCCACCTCCTCCGGTGACGTGGCGCTCACCGTCACCTGGACCACCAGCGCGGAAGGAACCCATACCCATGCGGTCAGTACTGCCGTCCGCTGA
- a CDS encoding pilus assembly PilX family protein — MKRVHSPSRRVAQRGISLLFALMALVVLALGAVALTRSVDTGTLVMGNLGMKQDTLASSAPAAEQAIAWLQANVTGNTLDSSDPSNGYYASSIDKLDPTGNHSSAATPLSLVNWDGDCNGAASGTYATCDTLAKTGTAVNGNKVQWVITRLCDNTGAPSGTNLCVRPASAATSTALERGELNPGGRISAAIMGPYYRVVVRVEGPRSAVTYTESLVHF; from the coding sequence ATGAAGCGCGTGCACTCTCCCTCCAGGCGCGTCGCGCAACGCGGCATTTCGCTGCTGTTCGCGCTGATGGCGCTCGTGGTCCTCGCGCTGGGCGCGGTGGCCCTGACCCGCTCGGTCGACACCGGGACCCTCGTGATGGGCAACCTGGGCATGAAGCAGGACACGCTGGCGTCCAGCGCGCCGGCCGCGGAACAGGCCATCGCCTGGCTGCAGGCCAACGTCACCGGCAACACGCTGGACTCGAGCGACCCGTCGAACGGCTACTACGCCAGCAGCATCGACAAGCTCGACCCGACCGGCAACCACTCCTCCGCCGCCACGCCGTTGTCGCTGGTCAACTGGGACGGCGACTGCAACGGCGCGGCCTCGGGCACGTATGCCACCTGCGACACCCTGGCGAAGACCGGCACCGCCGTGAACGGCAACAAGGTGCAGTGGGTCATCACCCGGCTGTGCGACAACACCGGTGCCCCCAGCGGCACCAACCTGTGCGTGCGGCCCGCGTCCGCCGCCACATCGACGGCCCTCGAGCGCGGCGAACTGAACCCGGGTGGCCGGATCAGCGCCGCGATCATGGGCCCCTACTACCGGGTCGTCGTGCGCGTGGAAGGACCCCGCAGCGCCGTGACGTACACCGAATCGCTCGTCCACTTCTGA
- a CDS encoding energy transducer TonB: MERRQGLWVASGLALLAHGVLLTQVQGGPAGPRGGPVQDFQVRWIAAPPLAAEAGPAEPAPAAMRPVAAPLAEPVPAIVAPAPAPLLQREARSAPPPPPAPAAREEGDALVPGEAPYLPRKLLTVAPVAPMDLDVPFPANVAGVVDLQVDVALFIDETGLVRRVQLESPDVPPEFVRAISETFVGARFKPGEVDRKPVRSRVKLQLEFHAPGRGAPAAGTLGTPAGLHSPGTANGPSS, translated from the coding sequence ATGGAGCGGCGCCAGGGCCTGTGGGTGGCCTCCGGGCTGGCCCTGCTGGCCCATGGCGTGCTCCTGACCCAGGTGCAAGGCGGGCCTGCCGGCCCTCGAGGCGGGCCCGTCCAGGATTTCCAGGTGCGCTGGATTGCGGCGCCGCCGCTTGCGGCCGAAGCAGGGCCCGCCGAGCCGGCGCCAGCCGCCATGCGCCCGGTTGCGGCGCCCCTGGCCGAGCCTGTACCGGCCATCGTCGCTCCGGCACCAGCGCCCCTCCTGCAGCGCGAAGCCCGTTCGGCCCCGCCGCCACCGCCGGCGCCTGCGGCCCGCGAAGAGGGTGACGCCCTGGTCCCCGGCGAGGCGCCCTACCTGCCGCGCAAGCTGCTCACGGTGGCGCCGGTGGCCCCGATGGACCTGGACGTTCCCTTCCCCGCGAACGTCGCCGGCGTGGTGGACCTCCAGGTGGACGTCGCCCTGTTCATCGACGAAACGGGACTCGTGCGCCGCGTGCAGCTCGAATCGCCCGATGTCCCGCCGGAATTCGTGCGGGCCATTTCGGAGACCTTCGTCGGCGCGCGCTTCAAGCCGGGCGAGGTCGATCGCAAGCCGGTGCGATCCCGCGTCAAGTTGCAGCTGGAATTCCATGCGCCCGGGCGCGGCGCGCCCGCAGCGGGAACGCTGGGCACGCCCGCGGGCCTGCACAGCCCGGGCACGGCCAACGGGCCCTCGTCCTGA
- a CDS encoding molybdate ABC transporter substrate-binding protein codes for MPEARILQILSGGAAHGLVRKLQPAFEEEYGCRLAGSFGAVGAMRDQLVAGAPCDLLILTESLIADLSAQGHAVGATSRPLGVVRTGIAVQLGAQEADLSSPAALKALLEQASAIYMPDPAKATAGIHFMKMLAGLGLAAAVAAKLRTFPNGTTAMTELGRSQQTGAVGCTQVPEILSTPGVKLAGLLPEPWGLATTYSAAVCSHAAEATLAVHLIGALTAAEAAATRRDCGFDPAR; via the coding sequence ATGCCCGAAGCTCGCATCCTCCAGATCCTCAGCGGCGGCGCCGCCCACGGCCTGGTCCGCAAGCTCCAGCCGGCCTTCGAAGAAGAATATGGTTGCCGGCTCGCCGGCAGCTTCGGCGCCGTCGGCGCGATGCGCGACCAGCTGGTGGCTGGCGCGCCCTGCGACCTGCTGATCCTCACCGAATCGCTGATCGCCGACTTGTCCGCGCAGGGCCATGCCGTGGGTGCGACCTCGCGCCCGCTCGGCGTGGTGCGCACCGGCATCGCGGTGCAGCTGGGCGCGCAGGAAGCCGACCTCTCCTCGCCGGCGGCGCTGAAGGCGCTGCTCGAACAGGCCAGCGCCATCTACATGCCGGACCCGGCCAAGGCCACCGCCGGCATCCACTTCATGAAGATGCTGGCCGGCCTGGGCCTGGCCGCGGCTGTGGCCGCGAAGCTGCGCACCTTCCCCAACGGCACCACGGCGATGACCGAACTGGGACGCTCGCAGCAAACCGGCGCCGTGGGCTGCACGCAGGTGCCCGAGATCCTGTCCACGCCGGGCGTGAAGCTGGCCGGCCTGCTGCCGGAACCCTGGGGGCTGGCGACGACCTACAGCGCCGCGGTCTGCAGCCACGCCGCCGAGGCGACGCTGGCCGTGCACCTGATCGGCGCGCTCACCGCAGCGGAAGCCGCGGCCACGCGGCGCGACTGCGGCTTCGACCCCGCGCGCTGA
- a CDS encoding PilW family protein: MRSVLPSADARRRQAGFTVIELMIGVVIGLLASLAVTQVLVNWEGQKRTVASGSDAQVNGALALGSLQRAVMPAGYGFAATPSVIGCTLTGTFSGNSVTATLPNFPTSLAPVVITDGASGAPDSIRILASGKTSYSIPLRVVAPGYTAGNASFPVSSVRGIAAGDIIVASNAGSACEIFQVSADPGSAPTVSRVDDGKWNAANKPSAGYSDGSVLLNMGVPIDATYSIANNALVAQTLKVDATTAVPSYGAATELYPNIVQLQALYGKDTNSDGMVDTWDNVTPTTNAGWLQVIAVRLAVVSRSQQYEKCDDTAGTGNCPTMNNISWDVGSALTATVAGSTACGTSQCMTIKLDTLTDWKHYRYKVFETIVPLRNLLWNS, encoded by the coding sequence ATGCGGTCAGTACTGCCGTCCGCTGATGCCCGCCGGCGCCAGGCCGGCTTCACGGTGATCGAGCTGATGATCGGCGTGGTCATCGGCTTGCTGGCCAGCCTTGCCGTCACGCAGGTGCTGGTGAACTGGGAAGGCCAGAAGCGCACTGTCGCCTCGGGCTCGGACGCCCAGGTCAACGGCGCGCTGGCCCTGGGATCGCTGCAGCGCGCGGTGATGCCCGCCGGCTACGGCTTCGCGGCCACGCCGTCGGTCATCGGCTGCACGCTCACCGGCACCTTCAGCGGCAACTCCGTCACGGCGACGTTGCCCAACTTCCCGACCTCGCTGGCGCCCGTCGTCATCACGGACGGCGCGTCCGGCGCGCCCGACTCGATCCGGATCCTGGCGAGCGGCAAAACCTCGTACTCCATCCCGCTGCGGGTGGTGGCGCCCGGCTACACGGCGGGCAACGCCAGCTTCCCCGTGTCCAGCGTGCGGGGCATCGCGGCCGGCGACATCATCGTGGCCTCGAATGCGGGCTCGGCCTGCGAGATCTTCCAGGTGAGCGCGGACCCCGGTTCGGCGCCCACGGTCTCGCGCGTCGATGACGGCAAGTGGAACGCGGCCAACAAACCGTCCGCCGGCTACAGCGACGGTTCGGTCCTGCTGAACATGGGAGTTCCGATCGACGCGACCTACAGCATCGCCAACAACGCGCTGGTGGCCCAGACGCTGAAGGTCGATGCGACGACGGCCGTGCCGTCCTATGGCGCGGCGACGGAGCTGTACCCGAACATCGTGCAGCTGCAGGCGCTGTACGGCAAGGACACCAACAGCGACGGCATGGTGGACACCTGGGACAACGTGACGCCGACCACCAATGCGGGCTGGCTGCAGGTGATCGCGGTGCGCCTGGCGGTGGTCTCCCGCAGCCAGCAGTACGAGAAGTGCGACGACACCGCCGGCACGGGCAACTGCCCGACGATGAACAACATCAGCTGGGACGTCGGCAGCGCGCTGACCGCGACCGTCGCGGGCAGCACGGCCTGCGGCACGAGCCAGTGCATGACGATCAAGCTCGACACGCTGACCGACTGGAAGCATTACCGCTACAAGGTCTTCGAAACCATCGTGCCCCTGCGCAACCTGCTGTGGAACTCATGA
- a CDS encoding type IV pilin protein, which yields MSLTAIARPRAAAAGFTLIELMVTVAIVAVLASIGYPAYTDYIRRGQLPEATAALSDYRVKMEQYFQDYKNYGTTNGSACANGTNAPGWSNFVPKGAKYFTYSCTVNNTGTVPGYILTATGSAAKAVGHVYTVNQDNLQTTTQFKGASVSGKNCWLMKGTEC from the coding sequence TTGTCCCTGACCGCCATCGCCCGTCCCCGTGCCGCCGCCGCAGGCTTCACGCTCATCGAGCTCATGGTGACCGTGGCCATCGTCGCGGTCCTGGCTTCGATCGGCTACCCGGCCTATACCGACTACATCCGCCGCGGCCAGTTGCCGGAAGCCACCGCGGCCCTGTCCGACTACCGCGTGAAGATGGAGCAGTACTTCCAGGACTACAAGAACTACGGCACCACCAACGGCAGCGCCTGCGCCAACGGGACGAACGCACCGGGCTGGAGCAACTTCGTGCCGAAGGGCGCCAAGTACTTCACCTACAGCTGCACGGTCAACAACACCGGTACCGTCCCCGGCTACATCCTGACCGCGACCGGCAGTGCGGCCAAGGCGGTCGGCCACGTCTACACGGTCAACCAGGACAACCTGCAGACGACCACCCAGTTCAAGGGCGCGAGCGTCAGCGGCAAGAACTGCTGGCTGATGAAGGGCACCGAGTGCTGA
- a CDS encoding tripartite tricarboxylate transporter substrate binding protein codes for MLRRTLVAAVLAATAALAVAQQPYPTKPVTMIVPFPPGGLADVVGRPVAEAMSRELGQPVVVENRAGAGGGIGMAYVAKAPADGYTILMSLSSFTVLPEADVIIGRSPLYKLDSLKPIARFTADPTVLAVRADAPWKTVKDFVEDARKRPGAINYGSSGNYGTMHVPMEILAQNAGIKMTHVPFTGAGPAVVALLSGQIDAVSTGPATVLQQVKAGKVRVLAHWGNGRLVTLPEVPSLKDSGYDAEYAQWSGLFVPANTPDAVVQRLRAAARTAANDPKVKEVILGAGSPILYQDTPEFEKYVQADARRMADVVKKIGKVE; via the coding sequence ATGTTGCGCCGTACCCTGGTGGCTGCCGTCCTGGCGGCCACCGCTGCTTTGGCCGTCGCCCAGCAGCCTTATCCCACCAAGCCCGTCACCATGATCGTGCCCTTCCCGCCCGGCGGGCTGGCCGACGTCGTGGGCCGGCCGGTGGCCGAGGCCATGAGCCGCGAGCTGGGACAGCCGGTCGTCGTGGAAAACCGCGCCGGCGCCGGCGGCGGCATCGGCATGGCTTATGTGGCCAAGGCGCCCGCAGACGGCTACACGATCCTGATGTCGCTGTCCTCTTTCACCGTGCTGCCGGAGGCGGACGTGATCATCGGCCGCTCGCCGCTGTACAAGCTCGATTCACTCAAGCCCATCGCCCGCTTCACCGCCGATCCCACCGTGCTGGCCGTGCGTGCCGACGCCCCCTGGAAGACGGTGAAGGACTTCGTCGAGGACGCCAGGAAGCGTCCGGGCGCCATCAACTACGGCTCGTCCGGCAACTACGGCACCATGCACGTGCCGATGGAGATCCTGGCGCAGAACGCCGGCATCAAGATGACGCACGTGCCCTTCACGGGCGCCGGCCCCGCGGTCGTCGCGCTGCTCAGTGGCCAGATCGACGCCGTCTCCACCGGCCCGGCCACCGTGCTGCAGCAGGTGAAGGCCGGCAAGGTCCGCGTGCTGGCCCACTGGGGCAACGGCCGCCTGGTCACGCTGCCCGAGGTGCCTTCGCTGAAGGACTCCGGCTACGACGCCGAATACGCGCAGTGGTCCGGTCTGTTCGTGCCCGCGAACACGCCCGATGCGGTGGTGCAGCGGCTGCGCGCCGCTGCCCGCACGGCGGCCAATGATCCCAAGGTCAAGGAAGTGATCCTCGGCGCCGGCAGCCCCATCCTGTACCAGGATACGCCCGAGTTCGAGAAGTACGTGCAGGCCGACGCCCGCAGGATGGCCGACGTGGTCAAGAAGATCGGCAAGGTCGAATAG